Proteins co-encoded in one Arthrobacter globiformis genomic window:
- a CDS encoding VOC family protein: protein MSTLLNPYISFRDNARDAMTFYQSVFGGDLALSTFGEFNASEDPAESDKIMHGMLTSEKGLVLMGADTPNSMDYSPGSTISVSLSGDDETELRGYYDKLSDGGTVTVPMEKAPWGDIFGMCTDKFGIAWLVNISGAAAAPAS from the coding sequence GTGTCCACCCTGCTCAACCCGTACATCAGCTTCCGTGACAACGCCCGCGACGCCATGACCTTCTACCAGTCGGTGTTCGGCGGCGACCTGGCGCTCAGCACCTTCGGGGAGTTCAACGCCAGTGAAGATCCCGCGGAGTCGGACAAGATCATGCACGGCATGCTGACCTCGGAGAAGGGGCTCGTCCTCATGGGGGCCGACACCCCCAACTCCATGGACTACTCGCCGGGGAGCACAATTTCCGTGTCGCTCAGCGGCGACGACGAGACCGAACTGCGCGGCTACTACGACAAACTGTCGGACGGCGGCACAGTCACCGTCCCGATGGAGAAGGCTCCGTGGGGCGACATCTTCGGCATGTGCACGGACAAGTTCGGCATCGCGTGGCTGGTGAACATCAGCGGAGCCGCGGCAGCTCCGGCTTCCTAG
- a CDS encoding class I SAM-dependent methyltransferase, which produces MSTFQSEAATAPEAAVEAAAGRLVGILNDSSAAILASIGYQTGLFEAMADLPAATSEQVADAAGLNERYVREWLGGMTTAGFVDYNPAARTYLLRPDVAPSVTGPGVDNLARTLMYITLMGEVAGKIAGKFRTGGGLNYADYPGFVEIQAADSGSVHDASLIDAIVPLAGRVDALRTGIDVADIGCGAGHAVNLMAAAFPASRFTGYDFLEEALAAGRVEAERLGLTNVRFEQRDAAGLDIDEELDLVTVFDAIHDQAHPATVLRNIHRALRPGGTFLMVDMKASSKLEENLDLPWATFLYAISTTHCMSVSLAQGGDALGTVWGVQRAGSMVREAGFDEVDVKELDDDPFNAYFVARKPELPRLR; this is translated from the coding sequence ATGAGCACCTTCCAAAGCGAGGCAGCCACCGCCCCCGAGGCAGCCGTCGAGGCTGCTGCTGGCAGGCTGGTGGGGATCCTCAATGACAGCTCCGCGGCCATCCTGGCCAGCATCGGCTACCAGACCGGCCTCTTCGAAGCGATGGCGGACCTGCCGGCCGCCACCAGCGAGCAGGTAGCCGACGCCGCGGGACTCAATGAGCGCTACGTCCGCGAATGGCTGGGCGGGATGACCACCGCCGGGTTCGTTGACTACAACCCTGCGGCACGGACCTACCTGCTGCGCCCCGACGTCGCCCCGTCCGTCACCGGCCCCGGAGTGGACAACCTGGCCCGCACGCTGATGTACATCACGCTCATGGGAGAAGTGGCGGGCAAGATTGCCGGCAAATTCCGGACCGGCGGCGGCCTGAACTACGCAGATTACCCGGGTTTCGTGGAGATCCAGGCGGCCGACAGCGGCTCCGTGCACGACGCGTCCCTCATCGACGCCATCGTTCCGCTCGCCGGACGCGTGGACGCGCTGCGGACGGGAATCGACGTCGCGGATATCGGCTGTGGCGCCGGCCACGCGGTGAACCTGATGGCAGCAGCGTTCCCGGCAAGCAGGTTCACCGGATATGACTTCCTCGAGGAAGCCCTGGCCGCCGGCCGGGTCGAGGCTGAGCGCCTTGGCCTCACCAACGTGCGCTTCGAGCAGCGCGACGCCGCCGGCCTGGACATCGACGAAGAGCTGGATCTGGTCACCGTCTTCGATGCCATCCACGACCAGGCGCACCCGGCCACCGTCCTGCGGAACATCCACCGGGCCCTGCGGCCCGGCGGAACGTTCCTGATGGTGGACATGAAGGCGTCCAGCAAGCTCGAGGAAAACCTCGACCTTCCGTGGGCGACGTTCCTCTACGCCATCTCCACCACGCACTGCATGTCCGTGTCACTCGCCCAGGGCGGCGACGCGCTGGGCACGGTGTGGGGCGTCCAGCGTGCCGGGTCCATGGTTCGGGAGGCCGGCTTCGATGAGGTTGACGTCAAGGAGCTGGACGACGACCCGTTCAATGCCTACTTCGTCGCTAGGAAGCCGGAGCTGCCGCGGCTCCGCTGA
- a CDS encoding LuxR family transcriptional regulator, translating into MPELEQLILTAREAYDRRDWAAARRGFGAARLRAPLDAPDLDALASSAWWLGDTSAALATAEELYHRLATDGDRTGAAMAALNLSLRWGTRGDLAVASGWLNRARRMLEGLPEGPPSGYLLYLEAGMTMDVEGDPAPARAAAATVEALAVRFGDPALACFARVLSGLARVREGQTEAGFRDLDEAMLPVLAGQVPQEWAGDIYCTVTHLCHVLGDFSRMRSWTTAMERWTAGQSRTFVYADVTRVHELQLLCTEGNWDAAERELRPLSDRLAQSHGWMAGAGYYELGEISRLRGDPAGALDAYARARALGVEPQPGEAWLHLATGERGLALEELRVALAECGPLDKARLLLAATELAGACGDGDLAATYCAELEQTAARYSSPGLRAWASHTRGVVLLAAARPADALSAFEAAGRIYRDQRARYSTAVIHELESSCRRSLGYPEAADADLATAAAIYRQLGAAPDLQRLQANLQRIRGSAPGGLTAREAEVLALVSGGASNRQVADALVISEKTVGRHLANIFGKIGVSSRTGAAAWAREHGLPGS; encoded by the coding sequence ATGCCTGAACTCGAACAATTGATCCTGACTGCCCGCGAGGCCTACGACCGGCGGGACTGGGCCGCTGCACGGCGCGGCTTCGGCGCCGCGCGCCTGCGGGCACCGCTGGACGCCCCGGATCTTGATGCGCTGGCGAGTTCGGCCTGGTGGCTGGGCGACACGTCCGCGGCGCTGGCTACGGCCGAGGAACTGTACCACCGGCTGGCCACGGATGGCGACCGGACGGGTGCGGCGATGGCGGCGCTCAACCTGTCCCTCCGCTGGGGCACCCGGGGCGACCTCGCCGTGGCCTCGGGCTGGCTGAACAGGGCACGCCGCATGCTGGAGGGGCTGCCGGAAGGTCCGCCCAGCGGCTACCTGCTCTACCTGGAGGCGGGCATGACAATGGACGTTGAGGGCGATCCGGCACCAGCCCGGGCTGCCGCCGCAACGGTCGAAGCACTCGCCGTACGCTTCGGGGACCCGGCGCTGGCGTGCTTTGCCAGGGTCCTGTCCGGCCTGGCACGTGTCCGGGAGGGACAGACTGAAGCAGGATTCCGGGACCTCGACGAGGCCATGCTTCCTGTCCTTGCCGGCCAGGTTCCGCAGGAGTGGGCCGGCGACATCTACTGCACGGTGACCCATCTCTGCCACGTGCTGGGGGACTTCTCCCGGATGCGGTCCTGGACCACGGCCATGGAGCGGTGGACGGCTGGCCAGTCCCGCACATTCGTCTATGCCGACGTGACCCGGGTCCACGAGCTCCAGCTCCTGTGCACGGAGGGCAACTGGGATGCCGCGGAACGGGAACTCCGGCCCCTGAGCGACAGGCTCGCCCAGTCCCACGGCTGGATGGCAGGCGCCGGCTACTACGAACTGGGCGAGATAAGCCGGCTGCGGGGCGACCCGGCCGGCGCCCTCGATGCCTATGCCCGCGCACGGGCACTCGGCGTCGAACCGCAGCCGGGAGAGGCCTGGCTCCACCTTGCCACCGGTGAACGCGGCCTGGCGCTGGAGGAGCTGCGGGTCGCTCTGGCCGAATGCGGCCCCTTGGACAAAGCCCGGCTGCTCCTGGCCGCCACCGAACTGGCCGGCGCCTGCGGCGACGGGGACCTCGCTGCAACATACTGCGCCGAACTGGAACAGACGGCCGCCCGCTACTCCTCCCCTGGCCTGCGGGCGTGGGCAAGCCACACCCGGGGTGTGGTGCTCCTGGCCGCGGCCCGGCCGGCCGATGCCCTGTCAGCCTTCGAAGCGGCAGGCCGGATTTACCGCGACCAGCGGGCCCGCTACAGCACGGCGGTAATCCATGAACTGGAATCGTCCTGCCGCAGGTCCCTGGGATATCCGGAAGCAGCTGACGCGGACCTGGCCACGGCGGCGGCCATCTACCGGCAGCTTGGCGCAGCACCCGACCTCCAGCGGCTCCAGGCTAATCTCCAACGGATTCGAGGGTCCGCGCCGGGCGGCCTGACGGCGCGGGAAGCCGAGGTCCTGGCGCTGGTCAGCGGCGGAGCGAGCAACCGCCAGGTGGCCGATGCCCTGGTGATCAGCGAGAAAACGGTGGGCCGCCACCTGGCGAACATCTTCGGCAAGATCGGCGTCTCCTCTCGCACCGGCGCCGCGGCGTGGGCGCGCGAGCATGGCCTCCCGGGCTCCTAA
- a CDS encoding phosphoketolase family protein, with the protein MGMAGANGAISDDELDLLHRYWSAANYLTVAQIYLQDNALLREPLRPEHIKPRLLGHWGTGPGLSLIYAHLNRLIRNTSAEVLFVAGPGHGGPSVVANVYLEGTYSEIYPDVSRDAAGLRRLARQFSTPGGVGSHVGPATPGSIHEGGELGYSLMHATGAVMDNPGLIAACVVGDGEAETGPLAASWTAPFFLNPARDGAVLPILHLNGAKISGPTVLGRRTDEDVEALLRANGWKPVTVSGDQPGKVHRALAAALDNAYGTIRDIQRDARDAGSGDTGTGRNRTTAARWPAIILRTPKGWTGPQTVDGIQVEGTFRAHQVPLSGVKDNPEHLALLEQWMRSYQPESLFDGAGRLLPELAALAPEGRLRMGAAPWANGRPSVPLEIPDLAQYAVDPGRPGSTSIETTKPLGELFRDLYTGTEDDPRFRLFCPDETNSNRLGAVFEATDRCLLLPSSDGDDHVSADGRVMEVLSEHLCQGWLEGYLLTGRHGFFASYEAFAMVSASMTVQHAKWLQHARELEWRSPVPSLNILLTSTCWRNDHNGFSHQGPGLIDTVLSLSGEVTRIYLPPDTNTLLAAAEHALRSKDYVNLVVVDKQSHPQYLTLAEARAHAEAGASRWEWAGNENGSSAEPDVILACAGDIPTEEALAAAWLLQRHVPDAAVRVVNVMDAMVLPPRNVHPHGLDDGTFTSLFTDTCEVVVAWHGYARSFHQLLHGRPNPERFHVRGYSQQGTTTTPFDMVVVNRMSRYHLALEALRRVPRQFDGAEALADHCNHQLDAHAAYIREHFEDLPEIREWVWSPPGS; encoded by the coding sequence ATGGGCATGGCCGGGGCAAACGGGGCAATTTCCGACGACGAACTGGACCTCCTCCACCGCTACTGGAGCGCGGCGAACTACCTGACGGTGGCCCAGATCTACCTCCAGGACAATGCTCTGCTTCGGGAGCCGCTACGGCCGGAACACATCAAGCCGCGGCTGCTGGGCCACTGGGGCACCGGCCCCGGGCTGTCGCTGATCTACGCCCACCTGAACCGCCTGATCAGGAATACGTCTGCCGAGGTCCTGTTCGTCGCTGGGCCGGGCCATGGCGGACCGTCGGTGGTGGCGAACGTCTACCTCGAAGGTACCTACTCCGAGATCTACCCCGATGTGAGCCGCGATGCTGCCGGCCTGCGCCGGCTGGCGCGGCAGTTTTCGACGCCGGGCGGCGTGGGCAGCCACGTGGGCCCCGCCACCCCCGGATCCATCCACGAGGGCGGCGAGCTGGGCTATTCACTCATGCATGCGACCGGCGCGGTGATGGACAACCCCGGACTCATCGCCGCCTGTGTGGTGGGCGACGGCGAAGCCGAGACCGGCCCGCTCGCCGCCTCCTGGACGGCGCCGTTCTTCCTCAACCCCGCGCGGGACGGCGCTGTCCTGCCCATCCTGCACCTCAATGGGGCCAAAATTTCCGGGCCTACTGTCCTGGGACGCCGCACGGACGAGGATGTTGAGGCGCTGCTGCGCGCCAACGGCTGGAAGCCCGTAACGGTCTCCGGCGACCAGCCTGGGAAGGTCCACCGGGCCCTGGCCGCCGCACTCGACAATGCGTACGGGACCATCCGGGACATCCAGCGGGACGCCCGGGACGCCGGTTCCGGTGACACCGGAACGGGCCGTAATCGAACGACGGCGGCCCGCTGGCCGGCGATCATCCTGCGCACGCCCAAGGGCTGGACGGGTCCGCAAACCGTGGACGGCATCCAGGTGGAAGGCACGTTCCGTGCGCACCAGGTTCCCCTGTCCGGTGTCAAGGACAACCCGGAGCACCTGGCGCTGCTGGAGCAGTGGATGCGCTCCTACCAGCCGGAATCGCTGTTCGACGGCGCCGGCCGGCTTCTGCCCGAACTGGCGGCGCTGGCACCCGAAGGCAGGCTCCGGATGGGGGCCGCACCCTGGGCCAACGGCCGGCCGTCCGTCCCGCTGGAGATTCCGGACCTCGCGCAGTACGCCGTCGACCCGGGCCGGCCGGGCTCCACCAGCATCGAAACCACCAAGCCGCTGGGCGAGCTGTTCCGCGACCTCTACACCGGAACGGAGGACGACCCTCGGTTCCGGCTGTTCTGCCCGGACGAGACCAACAGCAACAGGCTGGGCGCCGTGTTCGAGGCCACTGACCGCTGCCTCCTGCTGCCGAGCAGCGACGGGGACGACCATGTCTCGGCGGACGGCCGCGTGATGGAGGTGCTCTCGGAGCACCTCTGCCAGGGCTGGCTGGAAGGGTACCTGCTGACCGGCCGGCACGGGTTCTTCGCCAGCTACGAGGCCTTCGCCATGGTCAGCGCCTCCATGACCGTCCAGCACGCCAAGTGGCTGCAGCACGCGCGCGAGCTGGAGTGGCGTTCACCGGTGCCGAGCCTGAACATCCTGCTGACCTCCACGTGCTGGCGCAACGACCACAACGGCTTCAGCCACCAGGGTCCGGGCCTGATCGACACCGTGCTGTCCCTGTCCGGCGAGGTGACGAGGATCTACCTGCCGCCGGACACCAACACTTTGCTGGCGGCGGCGGAGCACGCCCTGCGCAGCAAGGACTACGTGAACCTGGTCGTCGTCGACAAGCAGTCCCACCCCCAGTACCTCACGCTCGCGGAAGCCCGCGCGCACGCCGAGGCGGGAGCGTCCCGGTGGGAATGGGCCGGCAACGAGAATGGCAGCAGCGCTGAACCCGACGTCATTCTCGCTTGCGCCGGCGACATCCCCACCGAGGAGGCACTGGCGGCAGCCTGGCTGCTGCAGCGCCACGTTCCGGATGCCGCCGTGCGCGTGGTGAACGTCATGGATGCCATGGTGCTTCCGCCGCGGAACGTGCACCCCCACGGGCTCGACGACGGGACGTTCACTTCGCTGTTTACGGATACCTGCGAGGTGGTGGTGGCCTGGCACGGCTACGCCCGATCCTTCCACCAGCTCCTGCACGGCCGGCCGAATCCGGAGAGGTTCCACGTCCGCGGCTACAGCCAGCAGGGCACCACCACCACGCCGTTCGACATGGTGGTGGTCAACCGGATGAGCCGCTACCACCTGGCGCTGGAAGCGCTCCGGCGGGTGCCGCGGCAGTTCGACGGCGCGGAGGCCCTGGCTGATCATTGCAACCACCAGCTGGACGCCCACGCCGCATATATCCGGGAGCACTTTGAAGACCTGCCCGAAATCCGAGAGTGGGTCTGGTCGCCGCCAGGTTCCTGA
- a CDS encoding maleylpyruvate isomerase family mycothiol-dependent enzyme has protein sequence MVARADQTTDPGLQEELLQARRGTAFFARKLNELTDGELDGGSLLPGWTRRHVVAHVGYNARAIARLVEWAGTGVETPMYPSIAVRDHEINFGATLSPIALRNLFDHSAVHLSVEWRDLPDRDWANEVKTIQGRTVPATETVWMRTREVWIHAVDLGNGATFADIPEPVLERLLRDITSAWANRGTDAGLVIRVTGTDLVFGDTNAAHPVTVSGPLAGVAAWAAGRTAGAGCFGVTAAGGTEVLSDVPAAPKWI, from the coding sequence ATGGTCGCCCGTGCCGATCAGACGACCGACCCGGGCCTGCAGGAAGAACTCCTGCAGGCACGGCGGGGCACCGCGTTCTTTGCCCGCAAGCTCAATGAACTCACCGATGGGGAGCTCGACGGCGGCTCCCTCCTCCCGGGTTGGACGCGCCGTCACGTCGTGGCCCACGTCGGCTACAACGCCCGGGCGATCGCCCGGCTGGTGGAGTGGGCCGGCACCGGGGTGGAGACGCCCATGTATCCCTCCATTGCGGTTCGGGACCACGAGATCAACTTCGGCGCCACGCTGAGCCCGATTGCCCTGCGGAACCTCTTCGACCACTCGGCGGTGCACCTGTCCGTCGAGTGGCGCGACCTGCCCGACCGGGACTGGGCCAACGAAGTCAAGACCATCCAGGGCCGCACCGTCCCGGCGACCGAAACCGTGTGGATGCGCACCCGCGAAGTCTGGATCCACGCCGTCGACCTCGGCAACGGGGCAACCTTCGCGGACATCCCGGAGCCCGTCCTGGAACGGCTGCTGCGGGACATCACCTCGGCCTGGGCAAACCGCGGCACTGACGCCGGGCTGGTCATCAGGGTGACGGGCACAGACCTGGTGTTCGGCGACACTAACGCGGCGCATCCCGTCACGGTCAGCGGGCCGCTCGCCGGCGTGGCTGCCTGGGCCGCCGGACGGACGGCCGGAGCAGGCTGCTTCGGGGTCACCGCCGCAGGCGGGACAGAGGTGCTGTCCGACGTTCCCGCCGCCCCGAAGTGGATCTGA
- a CDS encoding fumarylacetoacetate hydrolase family protein, with amino-acid sequence MRLLTLRLPNGHNTVTKAVRQDGGTLTEIDGFADVGELLRSEDWETTAAAANGATHALDGADLAAVVPSPGKIICVGHNYRNHIKEMGREIPDHPTLFAKYAESLIGPNDDLALPQESDTVDWEAELAVVIGKQGRRISEADAADHIAGYSVLNDISMRDYQFRTVQWLQGKTWENSTPFGPALVTKDEFSAGPLMTSAVDGEIQQSTPTGDLVFTPEFLVSYISTIITLNPGDVIATGTPGGVGHAQDPKRYLQEGQVLVTTIEGLGQLTNRVVKEA; translated from the coding sequence ATGAGACTCCTCACCCTCCGCCTCCCCAACGGGCACAATACCGTCACAAAAGCCGTCCGCCAGGACGGCGGCACCCTCACCGAGATCGACGGCTTCGCCGACGTGGGCGAACTCCTCCGCAGCGAAGACTGGGAAACCACCGCTGCCGCGGCCAACGGCGCAACGCACGCGCTCGACGGCGCCGACCTGGCCGCCGTCGTACCCTCCCCGGGGAAGATCATCTGCGTGGGCCACAACTATCGGAACCACATCAAGGAGATGGGCCGGGAAATCCCGGACCACCCCACCCTGTTCGCCAAGTACGCCGAATCCCTGATCGGCCCGAACGATGACCTGGCGCTCCCGCAGGAATCGGACACCGTGGACTGGGAGGCCGAGCTCGCCGTCGTGATCGGCAAGCAGGGCCGCCGGATCAGCGAAGCCGACGCCGCGGACCACATCGCCGGCTACTCGGTCCTGAACGACATCAGCATGCGCGACTACCAGTTCCGCACCGTCCAGTGGCTGCAGGGCAAGACCTGGGAAAACTCCACCCCGTTCGGCCCAGCCCTGGTCACGAAGGACGAATTCAGTGCGGGTCCGCTCATGACCTCGGCCGTGGACGGCGAGATCCAGCAGAGCACCCCCACCGGGGACCTCGTGTTCACCCCGGAATTCCTGGTCTCTTACATCTCCACGATCATCACGCTGAACCCCGGAGATGTGATCGCCACAGGCACCCCAGGCGGGGTGGGCCACGCCCAGGACCCCAAGCGCTACCTGCAAGAAGGCCAGGTCCTGGTCACCACGATCGAAGGCCTGGGCCAGCTGACCAACCGCGTGGTCAAGGAGGCCTGA
- a CDS encoding cupin domain-containing protein: protein MPISAETTTHESVAAAHVAPEPTPEEAVQLEQLYRDFKQDNLIPLWTEIGDLMPMVPAPKARPHVWRWNDLYPLAARAGDLVPVGRGGERRAIALANPGLGGTPYATPTLWAAIQYLGARETAPEHRHSQNAFRFVVEGEGVWTVVNGDPVAMRRGDFLLTPGWNFHGHHNDTDQPMAWIDGLDIPFVHYADAGFFEFGTERVTDEATPDISRSERLWAHPGLRPLSGLDNTTNSPIAAYRWEHTDRALREQLLLEDEGHPATVSQGHAAIRYSNPTTGGDVMPTIRAEFHRLRAGAATEALREVGSSVWQVFEGTGSVLLNGERKDLAKGDLFVVPSWAEWSLQAETEFDLFRFSDAPIFERLNFNRTYTEGRKNA, encoded by the coding sequence GTGCCCATCAGCGCCGAGACCACGACCCACGAATCAGTTGCCGCCGCCCATGTGGCCCCGGAGCCCACACCGGAGGAGGCCGTGCAACTCGAGCAGCTGTACCGCGACTTCAAGCAGGATAACCTCATCCCGCTGTGGACCGAGATCGGTGACCTGATGCCGATGGTTCCAGCACCTAAGGCCCGGCCCCACGTGTGGCGCTGGAACGACCTGTACCCCTTGGCCGCCCGCGCCGGTGACCTGGTCCCGGTGGGGCGGGGCGGCGAGCGGCGGGCCATAGCCCTCGCCAACCCGGGGCTGGGTGGCACGCCTTATGCGACACCGACGCTGTGGGCGGCCATCCAGTACCTGGGCGCCCGCGAGACCGCACCGGAGCACCGGCACTCGCAAAACGCCTTCCGCTTCGTCGTCGAGGGCGAAGGCGTCTGGACCGTGGTGAACGGGGACCCGGTGGCCATGCGCCGCGGCGACTTCCTGCTGACCCCGGGCTGGAATTTCCACGGCCACCACAACGACACCGACCAGCCTATGGCCTGGATCGACGGCCTGGACATCCCGTTCGTGCACTACGCCGACGCCGGGTTCTTCGAGTTCGGCACCGAGCGCGTCACGGATGAAGCCACCCCGGACATCTCCCGTTCTGAGCGGCTTTGGGCACACCCCGGCCTGCGTCCGCTCTCCGGCCTGGACAACACCACCAACTCCCCCATCGCCGCGTACCGCTGGGAACACACCGACCGCGCACTTCGCGAGCAGCTGCTGCTGGAGGACGAGGGCCACCCGGCCACCGTGTCCCAGGGCCACGCCGCGATCCGCTACTCCAACCCGACCACGGGCGGGGACGTGATGCCCACGATCCGCGCCGAGTTCCACCGGCTCCGCGCCGGCGCCGCCACCGAAGCACTCCGTGAGGTCGGTTCCAGCGTGTGGCAGGTCTTCGAAGGCACCGGCAGCGTGCTGCTCAACGGCGAACGCAAGGACCTCGCTAAGGGCGACCTGTTCGTCGTTCCGTCCTGGGCTGAATGGTCCCTGCAGGCAGAAACCGAATTCGATCTGTTCCGGTTCAGCGACGCCCCCATCTTTGAACGGCTGAACTTCAACCGCACCTACACCGAAGGACGCAAGAACGCATGA
- a CDS encoding IclR family transcriptional regulator, with protein sequence MQNLPLRKRPTYSIEAVDNALQLLQLLRDGGSLRLKDAATELGVAPSTAHRLLAMLVYRGFAVQDETRRYIPGPAMGAGPAGVTWTRLLRNVARPHMELLSSRLNETVNLMIRVGTKVRFLETVEGTSALRVGDRQGTVLPANRASGGKAMLAELEPALIEQLFRSQNAEIGGDNIPDAEYPGFLRELETVRGNGFAANFEGTEEGISALGMALHNGKGEVVGAISVATPVTRFRAVFDAGLVPVMLETRRQLEIDIAANPAEHG encoded by the coding sequence ATGCAGAACTTGCCGCTCCGGAAGAGGCCCACATATTCGATCGAGGCGGTTGACAACGCGCTGCAGCTCCTGCAGCTGCTGCGGGACGGCGGCAGCCTGCGGCTCAAGGATGCGGCCACTGAACTGGGCGTGGCACCGTCCACCGCGCACCGCCTGCTGGCCATGCTGGTGTACCGGGGCTTCGCCGTCCAGGACGAAACCCGGCGCTACATCCCCGGACCGGCGATGGGGGCCGGTCCGGCCGGCGTCACTTGGACCCGGCTGCTGCGGAATGTGGCACGCCCCCACATGGAGCTGCTGAGCTCCCGCCTCAACGAGACCGTGAACCTCATGATCCGGGTAGGCACCAAGGTCCGGTTCCTGGAGACGGTGGAAGGAACCAGCGCCCTCCGCGTGGGCGACAGGCAAGGCACCGTACTGCCAGCGAACAGGGCGTCGGGCGGGAAGGCGATGCTGGCCGAGCTGGAACCGGCGCTGATTGAGCAGCTGTTCCGGAGCCAGAATGCGGAAATTGGCGGCGACAACATTCCCGACGCCGAGTACCCGGGGTTCCTGCGGGAGCTGGAAACGGTCCGTGGCAACGGCTTCGCGGCGAATTTCGAGGGAACCGAGGAGGGCATCAGCGCCTTGGGCATGGCCCTGCACAACGGGAAGGGCGAGGTGGTGGGTGCCATCAGCGTAGCCACCCCGGTGACCAGGTTCCGCGCCGTGTTCGACGCCGGGCTGGTCCCGGTCATGCTGGAAACGCGCCGGCAGCTGGAGATCGACATCGCCGCCAATCCCGCCGAGCACGGCTGA
- a CDS encoding MFS transporter: protein MNHTPSAAATERPTPGAVLPPASPPRFPKQSAMAVLVCWLLVVFDGYDLIVYGTVQSALINDTGWGLTKATAGTVGSMAFAGMMIGAVFAGRMADTWGRRKTIIGCAVLFSVFTILCAFAPNAYVFGTLRLLAGIGLGGLVPSANALVAELVPAKWRSTVATLMMSGVPIGGSLAALAGIPLIPAFGWPVMFLVAVLALAVVIPLGLRYLPETLPPAGVTRPAAGTTTPTTPRAGFGSLLRAPYLGVSVLYAVATLVTLFAWYGLGTWLPNLMQLAGYNLGSALTFALALNLGAVVGSVATAWAGTRFGPVPTAVAAAAVAALALLVLVAGPPVTVVYLMLVLAGVGTHGTQCLIIAAVASHYPAHLRGTALGWALGVGRIGAVAAPQAGGLLLAAGLGVSSNFLAFAGAAAVAALLLVAVGAKTIRTTPTPVGVNNV, encoded by the coding sequence ATGAATCACACACCTTCCGCTGCAGCGACGGAGCGGCCCACGCCCGGAGCGGTCCTTCCGCCGGCGTCGCCGCCCCGGTTTCCCAAACAATCCGCAATGGCCGTGCTCGTCTGCTGGCTGCTGGTGGTCTTCGACGGCTACGATCTCATCGTCTACGGGACCGTGCAGTCGGCGCTCATCAATGACACCGGCTGGGGGCTGACGAAGGCCACCGCCGGAACGGTCGGATCCATGGCATTCGCCGGCATGATGATCGGCGCCGTCTTCGCGGGCCGGATGGCCGACACCTGGGGCCGCCGCAAGACCATCATCGGCTGCGCCGTGCTGTTCTCCGTCTTCACCATCCTCTGCGCCTTCGCCCCGAACGCTTACGTCTTCGGCACGCTGCGGCTGCTGGCCGGCATCGGCCTCGGCGGACTGGTGCCCTCGGCCAATGCCCTCGTGGCCGAACTTGTGCCGGCGAAGTGGCGGTCCACCGTAGCTACCCTGATGATGTCCGGCGTGCCGATTGGCGGATCGCTGGCGGCGCTGGCCGGCATCCCGCTGATCCCGGCCTTCGGCTGGCCCGTCATGTTCCTCGTTGCGGTGCTTGCCCTTGCCGTGGTGATCCCGCTGGGCCTGCGCTACCTGCCCGAGACCCTGCCGCCGGCCGGAGTCACACGGCCAGCGGCTGGAACCACAACCCCGACGACCCCTCGCGCAGGCTTCGGTTCCCTGCTCCGGGCGCCCTACCTGGGCGTGAGCGTGCTCTATGCCGTGGCGACCCTCGTGACCCTCTTTGCCTGGTACGGGCTGGGCACCTGGCTGCCCAACCTGATGCAGTTGGCCGGCTACAACCTCGGTTCGGCGCTCACCTTCGCCCTGGCCCTGAACCTCGGCGCGGTCGTCGGTTCCGTGGCCACAGCCTGGGCCGGGACCCGCTTCGGCCCCGTCCCGACGGCGGTCGCGGCAGCCGCCGTCGCCGCCCTCGCCCTCCTGGTGCTGGTTGCCGGGCCGCCGGTCACCGTGGTGTACCTGATGCTGGTCCTGGCCGGCGTCGGAACGCACGGAACGCAGTGCCTGATCATCGCCGCCGTCGCCAGCCACTACCCCGCCCACCTGCGGGGGACAGCCCTCGGCTGGGCCCTCGGCGTGGGCCGGATCGGCGCGGTAGCCGCCCCGCAGGCCGGAGGCCTGCTGCTGGCGGCAGGCCTGGGCGTCAGCTCCAACTTCCTGGCATTCGCCGGGGCCGCCGCCGTCGCAGCACTCCTGCTCGTCGCCGTCGGCGCCAAAACCATCCGCACAACCCCAACCCCTGTAGGAGTCAACAATGTCTAA